One genomic region from Halobacteriovorax sp. HLS encodes:
- a CDS encoding ATP-grasp domain-containing protein, which produces MTVLLMGFRSGAARALEKMKVPYIIWSEKELLNSRTAKKIIIDKFPVEKNDLQIYLSDLSDVTHVISSTEAGVIPGSKIRKWLDLHRNKDSVITRCTDKLEMKKFLSQKNIPMTKFLPSRAMKAEDIVGELGLPVVNKVRLSSGGRGVQFLSTLEEVESSMSRDSYFEKPLDGTEGSIESFVINGEIVFTNITQYFKNGECNIVPGQYTQQINEKIEELNSNVLSALRIKWGMTHLEYYLLDNGEILFGEVALRPPGGYIMEALKESYGINFWELFINVEINMQKTELKFKKSNSSTIIIHPGEGTVSSITGIDKIKKLESFKKLKLKINIGDKIDQRDGVGEDYGHAIMTNTNSKNLLRDIKSFYSLLEITL; this is translated from the coding sequence ATGACAGTTCTATTGATGGGCTTTCGCTCGGGGGCTGCAAGAGCTCTTGAGAAAATGAAAGTACCTTATATTATTTGGTCTGAAAAAGAGTTGTTAAACTCAAGAACTGCGAAAAAGATTATTATAGATAAATTTCCAGTTGAAAAAAATGATCTTCAAATTTATCTATCTGACTTATCTGATGTAACACATGTCATTTCATCTACAGAAGCTGGAGTCATTCCAGGAAGCAAGATTCGAAAGTGGCTTGATCTTCATAGAAATAAAGATAGTGTCATTACGAGATGTACAGATAAGTTAGAAATGAAAAAATTCTTATCTCAAAAAAATATACCGATGACTAAATTTCTACCTTCTAGAGCTATGAAGGCCGAGGATATTGTTGGTGAGTTAGGTTTACCAGTTGTCAATAAAGTTAGATTAAGTTCTGGCGGGCGAGGGGTTCAGTTCTTATCTACTTTGGAAGAGGTAGAGTCTTCAATGAGTAGAGATTCATACTTCGAAAAACCTTTGGACGGCACAGAAGGAAGTATTGAGTCTTTCGTTATAAATGGAGAGATTGTTTTTACCAATATTACACAATATTTTAAAAATGGTGAGTGTAATATAGTTCCCGGACAATACACTCAGCAAATTAATGAGAAAATTGAAGAATTAAACAGTAATGTTCTTAGTGCTTTAAGAATAAAGTGGGGAATGACACATCTAGAGTATTACTTACTTGATAATGGAGAAATTCTATTTGGAGAAGTCGCTTTAAGGCCCCCTGGTGGCTATATTATGGAGGCCCTTAAGGAATCATACGGTATTAACTTTTGGGAGCTTTTTATTAATGTAGAGATTAATATGCAAAAGACAGAGCTGAAATTCAAAAAAAGCAATTCAAGTACTATCATTATTCATCCTGGAGAGGGGACTGTTTCTTCTATTACAGGAATTGATAAAATAAAGAAGTTAGAAAGTTTTAAGAAGTTAAAGCTTAAGATTAATATAGGTGACAAAATTGATCAACGAGATGGTGTTGGAGAAGACTATGGGCATGCTATTATGACTAATACGAATTCGAAAAATCTACTAAGAGATATTAAATCTTTCTATTCTCTACTTGAGATAACCTTGTAG
- a CDS encoding tyrosine/phenylalanine carboxypeptidase domain-containing protein, with amino-acid sequence MKKSLLTINKQVIEIVKNIKILEKVSWPEEIEKDFFYNRSRGLKHQISFKYPKFDLREQKQELVKLYSLLSAEDPLSQFTRSTIESYTKSIDMIHAVGTKSFEDLSIEVYGRPSHMLFGSKYSHLETAKIFISSLEDYEHPYMKDIQELTSAKVLQKKLQKDSNKFFGHYAPAVTLSDTLVSKASAGRTSVRLRKGEMFTGYDYGQLLVHEIMTHSLTAINGSLQKRLPLLSMGAPRTTKTQEGLATFSEIITGSLDLSRLKRICLRVIALDMALDGADFYDLFNYFLSHNGGNEKDCYLSASRILRGGYAKGGVSFTKDGVYLEGLIRVHSFFKWAFKTGNLDLVHLLFCGRLDINDIFLLKPALEAGDITAPKFLPTWYTNIDLFAGKLAFSLILNGIDLDLVEKHFSTKILKFAA; translated from the coding sequence ATGAAGAAGAGTTTATTAACAATAAATAAACAAGTTATAGAGATCGTAAAAAATATCAAAATACTAGAGAAGGTCAGCTGGCCCGAAGAGATCGAAAAAGATTTTTTTTACAATAGATCTAGAGGCTTAAAACATCAAATTAGTTTTAAGTATCCTAAATTTGACTTACGTGAGCAGAAGCAAGAATTAGTAAAGCTTTACAGTTTATTGTCTGCTGAAGATCCACTATCACAATTTACTCGTTCTACTATTGAGAGCTATACTAAGTCTATAGATATGATTCACGCAGTCGGGACAAAGAGCTTTGAAGACCTAAGTATTGAAGTCTATGGCAGGCCTTCACATATGTTATTTGGTAGTAAATATTCTCATCTTGAGACGGCTAAAATTTTCATTTCTTCTCTAGAGGATTATGAGCATCCCTATATGAAAGACATTCAAGAACTTACTTCTGCCAAGGTATTGCAGAAAAAGTTACAAAAGGATTCTAATAAATTCTTCGGTCATTATGCTCCAGCTGTAACCCTTAGTGATACTCTTGTTTCTAAAGCTTCCGCTGGCAGAACTTCAGTAAGATTAAGAAAGGGTGAAATGTTTACTGGCTATGATTATGGTCAATTACTTGTTCATGAAATTATGACTCACTCTCTGACCGCAATTAATGGCTCTCTCCAGAAAAGGCTTCCATTGTTATCAATGGGTGCTCCAAGAACAACCAAGACGCAAGAGGGGTTAGCGACTTTTAGTGAGATTATCACTGGTTCATTAGATTTAAGTCGCTTGAAAAGAATTTGTCTAAGAGTTATCGCTCTTGATATGGCCTTAGATGGAGCTGATTTTTACGACTTATTTAATTACTTTCTTTCGCATAATGGAGGCAATGAAAAAGATTGTTACTTATCCGCTTCTCGAATTTTAAGAGGAGGATATGCAAAAGGTGGAGTTTCATTTACTAAAGATGGAGTCTACTTGGAAGGACTTATTCGAGTGCATAGTTTCTTTAAATGGGCCTTTAAGACAGGTAACTTAGATCTTGTTCATTTACTATTTTGTGGAAGATTAGATATAAATGATATTTTTCTTTTAAAACCTGCTCTAGAGGCAGGAGATATTACTGCTCCAAAATTTCTACCTACTTGGTATACAAATATTGACCTCTTTGCAGGGAAGCTTGCGTTTTCACTCATTTTAAATGGTATTGATCTGGACTTAGTTGAGAAGCATTTTTCTACTAAAATTCTTAAATTTGCAGCTTAG
- a CDS encoding GyrI-like domain-containing protein translates to MSIYIDKICLALKLIEKKLPENFDWNEISKECGISYFHFHRIFSAYLNETPGDYISRRRLEKSISLIAYGSNVSLSQVAFSCGYSSQANFSKAFKKYFGVTPGQVLKGEELKSKIGKLQSKYGKEFKIQNLYPKEEINSDLYIKEVKMKYEIKEFPKRRVIFLSSQRGYETQSIYNTWKEISKILTDSGRDINSLEKFGVGHDNPEVTAQEKCRYDACVEISESENIPRGLNENFFPQGKYACFHFKGSSEKLLQFYLDIYKNWFSSNGYEPGNFPLIERYIYVDEENPRADIELETQFFLK, encoded by the coding sequence ATGAGTATCTATATTGATAAAATTTGCTTAGCTTTAAAGCTAATTGAGAAGAAACTTCCTGAGAATTTTGACTGGAATGAAATTTCAAAAGAATGTGGCATTAGCTATTTCCATTTTCATAGAATATTTTCAGCTTATTTAAATGAAACACCCGGAGATTATATTTCAAGAAGAAGGCTTGAGAAATCAATCTCACTTATAGCATATGGCAGTAATGTCAGTCTTTCACAAGTTGCATTTAGTTGTGGTTATTCTTCTCAAGCAAACTTTTCAAAGGCCTTTAAGAAGTATTTTGGAGTTACTCCTGGACAAGTCCTCAAAGGTGAGGAATTAAAAAGCAAAATAGGAAAATTACAAAGCAAATATGGAAAAGAATTTAAAATACAAAACCTCTATCCTAAAGAAGAGATCAATAGTGATCTATATATCAAAGAGGTGAAAATGAAGTACGAAATTAAAGAATTCCCTAAGAGAAGAGTTATATTTCTCTCATCACAAAGAGGATATGAAACTCAGTCCATTTATAATACTTGGAAAGAAATTTCTAAAATATTAACTGATTCAGGTCGAGATATTAACTCTCTAGAAAAATTTGGTGTGGGTCATGATAATCCAGAAGTTACTGCCCAAGAGAAGTGTCGATATGATGCTTGTGTTGAGATATCTGAATCAGAAAATATCCCGAGAGGTCTTAATGAAAATTTCTTTCCTCAAGGCAAGTATGCTTGCTTTCACTTTAAAGGGAGTAGTGAAAAACTGCTTCAGTTTTATTTGGATATATATAAAAATTGGTTCAGCTCAAACGGATATGAGCCAGGTAACTTTCCACTAATTGAGAGATATATCTATGTTGATGAAGAAAACCCTCGCGCTGATATTGAGCTAGAGACCCAATTCTTCTTAAAGTAG